Proteins found in one Magnolia sinica isolate HGM2019 chromosome 5, MsV1, whole genome shotgun sequence genomic segment:
- the LOC131245236 gene encoding beta-amylase 2, chloroplastic-like isoform X2 yields the protein MRCPFLEGIQVGMGPAGELRYPSRPSEKLSWARRHLRQAGEFQCYDKYMIASLNAHVQNVGKPEKGNVDPLGADCRTHDPGFFRSDDGTWNTPYGQFFIKWYSGMLLQHGERLSMAAATIFLGTGVKISVKVAAIHWHYTTRSHLFKLTAGCNNTLINHGYLLIACMLGMYNMMLCCKCFDL from the exons ATGAGGTGCCCATTCTTAGAG GGCATTCAAGTTGGGATGGGTCCTGCTGGTGAACTGAGATATCCTTCTCGCCCTTCCGAAAAGCTATCCTGGGCACGGCGGCACTTGCGGCAAGCTGGAGAGTTTCAATGCTATGATAAG TACATGATTGCTTCGCTGAATGCCCATGTACAAAATGTTGGGAAGCCTGAGAAGGGAAATGTGGATCCTCTTGGTGCTGATTGCCGGACACATGATCCAGGCTTCTTCAGAAGTGATGATGGTACTTGGAACACACCCTATGGTCAGTTCTTTATCAAGTGGTATTCTGGGATGCTGCTTCAACATGGGGAGAGGCTCTCCATGGCTGCAGCGACCATCTTCTTGGGTACTGGTGTTAAGATTTCCGTAAAAGTGGCTGCCATTCACTGGCACTACACTACACGCTCTCATCTGTTTAAATTAACAGCTGGCTGTAACAATACATTGATCAATCATGGCTACCTCCTGATTGCCTGCATGCTCGGCATGTACAACATGATGTTGTGCTGCAAATGCTTCGACCTCTGA